The following coding sequences lie in one Macaca thibetana thibetana isolate TM-01 chromosome 18, ASM2454274v1, whole genome shotgun sequence genomic window:
- the SERPINB11 gene encoding serpin B11 translates to MGSLSTANVEFCLDVFKELNSNNTGDNIFFSPLSLLYALSMVLLGARGESAEQLEKVLHFHHTVDSLKPGFKDSPKCSQAGRIHSEFGVLFSQINQPDSNYTLSIANRLYGTKTMAFHQQYLSCSEKWYQARLQTVDFEQSTEETRKTINAWVENKTNGKVTNLFGKGTIDPSSVMVLVNAIYFKGQWQNKFQERETVKSPFQLSEGKNVTVEMMYQTGTFKLAFLKEPQMQVLELPYVNKLSMIILLPVGTANLKQIEKQLNSRTFHEWTSSSNMMEREVEVHLPRFKLEIKYELNSLLKSLGVTDLFNQVKADLSGMSPTKGLYLSKAIHKSYLDVSEEGTEAAAATGDSIAVKSLPMRAQFKANHPFLFFIRHTHTNVILFCGKLASP, encoded by the exons ATGGGTTCCCTCAGCACAGCTAATGTTGAATTTTGCCTTGATGTGTTCAAAGAGCTGAACAGTAACAACACAGGAGATAACATCTTCTTTTCTCCGCTAAGTCTGCTTTATGCTCTAAGCATGGTCCTCCTTGGTGCCAGGGGAGAGAGTGCAGAGCAACTGGAGAAG gtgCTTCATTTTCATCATACTGTAGACTCATTAAAACCAGGGTTCAAGGACTCACCTAAG TGCAGCCAAGCTGGAAGAATTCATTCCGAGTTTGGTGTCTTATTCTCTCAAATCAACCAGCCAGACTCTAACTATACCCTCAGCATTGCCAACAGGCTCTACGGGACAAAGACAATGGCATTCCATCAG CAATATTTAAGCTGTTCTGAGAAATGGTATCAAGCCAGGTTACAAACTGTGGATTTTGAACAGTCTACAGAAGAAACGAGGAAAACAATTAATGCTTGGGTTGAAAACAAAACTAATG GAAAAGTCACAAATCTCTTTGGAAAGGGCACAATTGACCCTTCATCTGTAATGGTCCTGGTGAATGCCATATATTTCAAAGGAcaatggcaaaataaatttcaagaaagaGAGACAGTTAAAAGTCCTTTTCAGCTAAGTGag GGTAAAAATGTAACTGTGGAAATGATGTATCAAACTGGAACATTTAAACTGGCCTTCCTAAAGGAGCCGCAGATGCAAGTTCTTGAGCTGCCCTACGTTAACAAATTAAGCATGATTATTCTGCTTCCAGTAGGCACAGCTAATTTGAAACAG ATAGAAAAGCAGCTGAATTCGAGGACGTTTCATGAGTGGACCAGCTCTTCTAACATGATGGAAAGAGAAGTTGAAGTACATCTTCCCCGATTCAAACTTGAAATTAAGTATGAGCTAAATTCCCTGTTAAAATCTCTAGGGGTGACAGATCTCTTCAACCAGGTCAAAGCTGATCTTTCTGGAATGTCACCAACCAAGGGTCTATATTTATCAAAAGCCATCCACAAGTCATACCTGGATGTCAGCGAAGAGGGCACGGAGGCAGCAGCCGCCACTGGGGACAGCATCGCTGTGAAAAGCCTACCCATGCGAGCTCAGTTCAAGGCGAACCACCCCTTCTTGTTCTTTATAAGGCACACTCATACCAATGTAATTCTATTCTGTGGCAAGCTTGCCTCTCCCTAA